The following are from one region of the Plasmodium gaboni strain SY75 chromosome 12, whole genome shotgun sequence genome:
- a CDS encoding hypothetical protein (conserved Plasmodium protein, unknown function) — MLLRVFLYFILIKIYQCFHLNYKILSKNKYHQNYVKNIHSVNYIHRFQHIKSSQIENKLFSFFSNLFNKDTDKFKLNKEEKEYLTRIGVNDTNDYKLLTKAHEEYIDTVTDIKSKLKYKDTFFFITQKLIQKNLYDFKQKQKYNIFGKDEYTSELSINYIKNSNIEEKFKEHILKKLNDELYSKKYTFLRIFKWKSALDIFNISTLMLPVTAIGFFLSKMGLFSVVVNMLLTSHFLTFKKDEKRKMKISTLLLTAVPIVIHSSIGFVCNGLFWEYFKFNIPNFIKKENILSLFINTQLYIASLIYFVNNDENEEEEENEEYNNDYMDFNDVLNVDENT; from the exons atgttATTAAGAGTTTTTCTATACTTTATactaataaaaatatatcaatgttttcatttaaattacaaaatattatccAAAAATAAGTATCACCAAaattatgtaaaaaatatccATTCAGTTAATTATATCCATAGGTTTCAACATATAAAATCTAGTCAAATTGAAAACAAacttttttcttttttttcaaatttgTTTAATAAGGATACCgataaatttaaattaa ataaagaagaaaaagaatatttaaCAAGAATAGGAGTAAATGATACTAATGACTACAAACTATTAACAAAAGCCCATGAAGAATATATAGATACAGTTACTGATATTAAGAGcaaattaaaatataaggataccttttttttcattacACAAAAActtattcaaaaaaatttatatgattttaaacaaaaacaaaaatacAACATATTTGGGAAAGATGAATACACAAGCGAATTGTctattaattatataaaaaattcaaatattGAAGAAAAATTTAAAGAGCACATCctaaaaaaattaaatgatgaATTATATAGTAAGAAATATACCTTTCTAAGGATATTTAAATG GAAAAGCGCTTTAGATATTTTTAACATAAGTACATTAATGCTACCCGTTACAGCAATcggtttttttttatcaaaaatGGGACTATTTTCAGTTGTTGTTAATATGTTACTGACCTCACATTTTTTAACATTcaaaaaagatgaaaagagaaaaatgaaaataagCACCTTACTTTTAACAGCCGTACCGATAGTAATACACTCTTCAATAGGTTTTGTGTGTAATGGATTATTTTGGGAATACTTCAAg TTTAATATACcaaattttataaaaaaggaaaatatcCTATCACTTTTCATTAATACACAGCTATATATAGCatctttaatatattttgttaataatgatgaaaatgaagaagaagaagaaaatgaagaatataataatgattatatgGATTTCAACGATGTGTTAAATGTAGATGAAAATACctaa
- a CDS encoding hypothetical protein (conserved Plasmodium protein, unknown function), which yields MNTHNNNDHLNNIYLEFSLLNNFLKELKENIKKSNNEKYTNIYDGCVEYIYTLHNKYTAWNYNTEKIDEKYIEYFVQSIILNIKNFLRNQFCLIDEDIECLKNKNKKLMEKLKSGVENAETQENYIYELEKKLIFEKEKNKSSYNLHEKINNLLKLNEQLTNKNEQLECSSFKHKQENDKMKIELKKFWALKEKKKKYEQNKFSYYMLNKKMSTLLKKINNHIPTHQNNYINEKNRSYSYNFVHTLKKYIILRDSHYLSEFNINTYTNNDKKGINNNIDDNNKMYDGNEKYDDNNKMYDGKEKYDDNNKMYDGKEKYDDNNKMYDSKEKYDDNNKMYDGKEKYDNDDDNKKCDAYYHYYNNKNYNGDNNKYCCDNKDTNFKHLDSSINPNNTKYICYENSEYIKNDDICQGNNDTLNYHNKNINKKHTQYVKPENSSSSNNSNDIYNINKRDKLSIHKTKHIQTYETVPRINHFDTYINEGDDEEEHNNNDEDGKKDKLYNFTNNLSMYKMYNNSEITCTEESDNLYKNIEYINKKKTFYTNDNNKDPYLINNIKLKNSNTLNEAYFSRRILYSTTLLMDIRKTLRYNRKFLKNSILCKRTKKIKRKKEKLKTLTKLHQKNDMINDYHHSNDEMHAIKNMLIEDYRGTIIKFYECIKKDIRIIIESNYNLNLDLLSQHSQNIIREIHEEKNILRKKKIDKITRKYLRQIDSYRLCEKDFYHNIGNEENKNEKHLYLNYHKYDSLDLRKILKNNYQQNTYDESEEPFSFNFYEHGNIKIIDRLKELKSNISFFKFYDLIDFPTRI from the exons ATGAACACTCATAATAACAATGATcatttgaataatatatatttagaaTTTAGCTTattgaataattttttaaaagaattaaaagagaatattaaaaaaagtaataatgaaaagtatacaaatatatatgatggttgtgtagaatatatatatactctacataataaatataccGCATGGAATTATAATACTGAAAAAATtgatgaaaaatatatagaatattttgttcaaagtataatattaaatataaagaatttCTTAAGAAATCAGTTTTGCTTAATAGATGAAGATATAGAATGtttaaagaataaaaataagaaattaATGGAAAAGTTAAAATCAGGTGTTGAGAATGCTGAAACTCAAGAAAACTACATTTATGAATTGGAAAAGAAATTAATTTTTgaaaaagagaaaaataaaagttcatataatttacatgaaaaaattaataatctattaaaattaaatgaacaacttacaaataaaaatgaacaGTTAGAATGTTCATCATTCAAACATAAACAAGAAAATGATAAGATGAAAATAGAATTAAAGAAATTCTGGGCTCTAAAggaaaaaaagaaaaaatatgaacaaaaCAAATTTTCGTATTATATGctaaataaaaaaatgagtactttattaaaaaaaatcaatAATCATATACCCACTcatcaaaataattatataaatgaaaagaataGAAGTTATAGTTATAACTTTGTCCATACcttaaagaaatatattatccTAAGGGATTCACACTATTTGAGCgaatttaatataaatacgtatactaataatgataagaaaggtataaataataatattgatgataataataaaatgtatgatggtaatgaaaaatatgatgataataataaaatgtatgatggtaaagaaaaatatgatgataataataaaatgtatgatggtaaagaaaaatatgatgataataataaaatgtatgatagtaaagaaaaatatgatgataataataaaatgtatgatggtaaagaaaaatatgataatgatgatgataataaaaagtGTGATGcttattatcattattataataacaaaaattataatggtgataataataaatattgttGTGATAATAAGGATACTAATTTTAAGCATTTAGATTCTTCCATTAATCctaataatacaaaatatatttgttatgAAAATTCggaatatattaaaaatgatgatatatgTCAAGGTAATAATGATActttaaattatcataataagaatattaataaaaaacataCACAATATGTTAAGCCAGAAAATAGTTCATCTTCTAATAATAgtaatgatatatataatataaacaagAGAGATAAATTATCGATACATAAAACTAAACATATACAAACATATGAAACTGTACCAAGAATAAATCATTTtgatacatatattaatgagggggatgatgaagaagaaCATAATAACAATGATGAGGATGGAAAAAAAGATAAACTATATAATTTCACAAATAATCTAAGTATgtataaaatgtataacAATAGTGAAATAACATGCACAGAAGAAAGTGATAAtctatataaaaatattgaatatattaataaaaagaaaacattttatactaatgataataataaggatCCATACcttataaataatataaaactAAAAAATAGTAACACATTAAATGAAGCTTATTTTTCGAGGAGAATCTTATATAGTACGACTTTACTAATGGATATTAGAAAAACACTAA GATATAATCGaaaatttttaaagaattCTATATTATGTAAGAGAACAAAGAagataaaaagaaaaaaggagaaattaaaaacatTAACGAAGTTGCACCAA AAAAATGATATGATTAATGATTATCATCATAGTAATGATGAAATGCATGCCATAAAGAATATGCTAATA GAAGATTACAGAGGAActataattaaattttatgaGTGCATAAAAAAAGACATTAGAATAATTATTGAAAGTAACTATAATTTGAATCTAGATCTTCTTTCACAACATTCACAAAA TATTATAAGGGAAATACAtgaggaaaaaaatatattacgaaaaaaaaaaattgacAAAATAACAAGAAAATATTTGCGTCAAATCGATTCGTACCG GCTATGTGAAAAGGACTTTTATCACAATATAGgaaatgaagaaaataaaaatgaaaaacatttatatttaaattacCATAAATATGATTCACTTGATCTTCGTAAGATactaaaaaataattatcaaCAAAATACATATGATGAATCTGAAGAACCgttttcttttaatttttatgaacatggtaatataaaaattattgatagattaaaagaattaaaaagtaatatctcattttttaaattttacGATTTAATAGATTTTCCCACgagaatataa
- a CDS encoding heterochromatin protein 1 yields MTGSDEEFEIGDILEIKKKKNGFIYLVKWKGYSDDENTWEPESNLIHLTTFKKKMESLKTNYLSKANETNGDGKIVKNNILPPTQEEDSIKSKGRNSLAPRRKMSRKSLTNKLENKKNLSLSDNSLKKSDEEDNESVKHENHVNDGNLLNVEDVYSVRIKNKKLEFLASLKNESPQWVEETNIRRTGHLNIKVNDFKRYVRRKKSSRGNRIVIKNLHNVGDELYISVIHNINNKEIHSLYPSKVIEYIYPQELLNFLLSRLRYRTA; encoded by the coding sequence atgacAGGGTCAGATGAAGAATTTGAAATTGGTGATATActtgaaataaaaaaaaagaaaaatggttttatttatttagTAAAATGGAAAGGATATTCAGATGATGAGAATACTTGGGAACCCGAAAGTAATTTAATACATTTGACAACATTTAAGAAGAAGATGGAAAgtttaaaaacaaattatttatCTAAAGCTAATGAGACAAATGGTGATGGGAAAATTgtgaaaaataatatattaccACCAACACAAGAAGAAGATAGTATTAAATCAAAAGGTAGAAATTCCTTAGCACCAAGACGAAAAATGAGTAGAAAAAGTTTGACTAACAAActagaaaataaaaagaacTTATCTTTATCAGAcaattctttaaaaaaaagtgatGAAGAAGATAATGAATCTGTAAAACATGAAAATCACGTTAATGATGgaaatttattaaatgttGAAGATGTTTATAGTGTTCgtattaaaaataaaaaattggAGTTTTTGGCTAGCTTGAAAAATGAATCTCCACAATGGGTAGAAGAAACAAATATTAGAAGAACTGgacatttaaatattaaagttaatgattttaaaagatatgtaagaagaaaaaaaagttcTAGAGGTAATAGAATAGTTATCAAAAATCTACACAACGTTGGTgatgaattatatatttcggttattcataatataaataataaagaaattcATAGTTTATATCCTTCTAAAGttattgaatatatttatccACAGGAACtcttaaattttttattatcaagACTAAGATACCGTACAGcttaa